From Pontibacter actiniarum, a single genomic window includes:
- a CDS encoding DUF3891 family protein → MIVNPIPEGWEVIYQQAHGVLAAQLAFHLKPELHCRHWAETLIAIANHDNRQRTWRGKDGLTPAGAPADFTLQPNTLEQARALMHDVRFQSRWVALLTSMHMSYLYESRRGEGKATDAFLDEQLALQQGCRKSLRLSQKEAQQAYAVMQWCDRFSLILCRNELPADERRLEITTGPDGKPYFLQQQQQGGITVTPWPFAAPRVEVQVECRVLEQLQFGSDKELAQALHQVEVRYKKWELQRS, encoded by the coding sequence ATGATTGTAAACCCGATACCTGAAGGCTGGGAGGTAATTTACCAGCAGGCGCATGGCGTACTGGCCGCACAGCTGGCGTTTCACCTGAAGCCGGAGCTGCACTGCCGGCACTGGGCCGAAACGCTGATCGCCATTGCCAACCACGATAACCGCCAGCGCACCTGGCGGGGCAAGGATGGCCTCACGCCAGCCGGTGCCCCTGCCGATTTCACGCTGCAGCCCAACACGCTGGAGCAGGCAAGGGCGCTGATGCACGATGTGCGCTTCCAGAGCCGCTGGGTAGCCCTGCTTACCTCCATGCACATGAGCTACCTCTACGAGAGCCGCCGTGGTGAGGGCAAAGCCACCGACGCCTTTCTGGACGAGCAGCTAGCGCTGCAGCAAGGCTGCCGTAAAAGTCTGCGCCTCTCCCAAAAAGAGGCGCAGCAGGCCTATGCCGTTATGCAATGGTGCGACCGCTTCTCGCTTATACTTTGCCGCAACGAGCTGCCCGCCGATGAACGCAGGCTGGAAATAACCACTGGCCCGGACGGTAAGCCCTACTTTCTGCAGCAACAGCAGCAGGGCGGGATAACCGTAACACCCTGGCCTTTTGCTGCGCCCCGGGTAGAGGTGCAGGTGGAGTGCCGGGTGCTGGAGCAGCTGCAGTTCGGGAGCGACAAAGAGCTGGCGCAGGCCCTGCACCAGGTGGAGGTGAGGTATAAAAAATGGGAGCTGCAGCGCTCCTAG
- a CDS encoding thioredoxin family protein, translating into MTITESNDEELRRLIFEKERVIVKFVDDTCPVCKALAPTFAQLSADPAYSDITFVRMSATENPVSSKEVRMTGTPFFAIYRSATLVDCGIVSTEDGIRELLLRLK; encoded by the coding sequence ATGACTATTACCGAATCGAACGACGAAGAACTGAGAAGACTGATATTTGAGAAGGAGAGAGTGATTGTAAAGTTTGTGGACGATACGTGCCCCGTCTGCAAAGCCCTTGCACCGACCTTTGCCCAACTCTCCGCCGACCCTGCCTACAGCGATATTACGTTTGTGCGGATGAGTGCCACAGAAAACCCTGTCTCCAGCAAGGAGGTCAGAATGACCGGTACGCCTTTCTTTGCCATCTACCGCAGCGCTACGCTGGTGGACTGTGGCATTGTTTCTACGGAAGACGGTATCCGGGAGCTGCTGCTGCGCCTGAAATAG
- a CDS encoding OmpA family protein, translating to MGNQYSDIGQACAIAFTIYYTIYICAIITIKHTYNIMMRNLIALATLMVFAITAQAQNGGGTYKPTAGNITTEVLFNDFGDISLNNGLLRGRYFMSDATALRLSVGINYDYRKLDDDAHYRTSGIALAPGIEKHFAGTDRLSPYIGAELPIRFTGARYENENVEVKGATGTNGSDRAYFSVGLNAVAGTDFYFARNFYAGVEVGVGLRYRKDAEVEVDTDFGNNTTVEGFHGVDFSQFVNGGVRVGFVF from the coding sequence ATTGGCAATCAATATTCAGACATCGGGCAGGCGTGTGCAATTGCATTTACTATATACTATACCATCTATATTTGCGCCATCATTACTATCAAACATACTTATAACATTATGATGCGTAACTTAATTGCGCTGGCAACCCTGATGGTGTTTGCCATCACAGCACAGGCCCAAAACGGCGGTGGCACTTACAAGCCAACTGCCGGCAACATCACTACCGAAGTTCTTTTTAACGATTTCGGAGACATCAGCCTGAACAACGGCCTGCTTCGCGGCCGCTACTTCATGAGCGATGCGACAGCCCTTCGTTTAAGCGTCGGCATAAACTACGACTACAGAAAGCTAGACGACGATGCCCACTACCGCACCTCAGGGATTGCCCTGGCTCCGGGCATCGAGAAGCACTTTGCCGGCACAGACAGGCTCTCTCCTTACATTGGCGCTGAACTTCCTATCCGCTTTACCGGCGCCCGCTACGAAAACGAGAACGTAGAGGTAAAAGGAGCAACCGGAACAAACGGAAGCGACAGAGCCTATTTCAGCGTTGGCCTGAATGCAGTGGCTGGAACTGACTTTTACTTCGCCCGTAATTTCTATGCTGGCGTTGAGGTAGGGGTAGGCCTGCGCTACAGAAAAGATGCTGAGGTTGAGGTTGATACTGATTTCGGCAACAACACTACTGTGGAAGGCTTTCACGGGGTGGATTTCTCCCAGTTCGTGAACGGCGGCGTGCGTGTAGGCTTCGTGTTCTAA